One genomic segment of Aquamicrobium lusatiense includes these proteins:
- a CDS encoding PaaI family thioesterase yields the protein MHEMTQPDVVSGDEDVLLTEPAYPFQRHMGFVMKAWSADRAVFELPLQDYLNNRYGIPHGGVYAVLLDTVMGYSGSYTGDPAVRRKAMTLSLTTHFVSRPSGDVLIAEGRRTGGGKSTFFAEGRITDATGALIASGTGVFRYTGVGD from the coding sequence ATGCATGAAATGACGCAACCCGATGTGGTCTCCGGCGACGAAGATGTGCTGCTGACAGAGCCAGCCTATCCTTTTCAGCGCCATATGGGTTTTGTGATGAAGGCCTGGTCTGCCGACCGGGCGGTGTTCGAACTGCCTCTGCAGGACTATCTGAACAATCGTTATGGCATTCCCCACGGCGGCGTTTATGCGGTGCTCCTTGATACGGTCATGGGCTACAGCGGCAGCTACACAGGCGATCCTGCGGTTCGGCGCAAGGCCATGACCCTGTCGCTGACGACGCATTTCGTTTCCCGTCCCTCGGGCGATGTTCTGATTGCGGAAGGGCGGCGGACAGGGGGCGGGAAGTCGACCTTTTTCGCAGAAGGCCGGATCACGGATGCCACCGGAGCACTGATCGCCAGCGGCACAGGAGTTTTTCGCTACACTGGCGTTGGCGACTAG
- a CDS encoding helix-turn-helix transcriptional regulator yields MDLHSDSGAVAVFSARLARALDRCDRADAPQLLFEAIRSIVPFEFVMSVAYRREGPPDHIGDTFDDPTTRRAMDLYLDGTYILNPVYNAYLAGLKAGVYRLRDLAPDNYFSSDHYSRFKVRQYSDEELGYRTWGWPAGREEVVIAIELPEAELGEISLYRLASRGGFSDQDCAVLSAVEPLVGSVFRAIWRHRPRPARNERRISPLDHLLVDFGKGTLSPRECEVAHMILKGHSGDSIARNLGISITTVKTHRQNLYAKLGLATQQELFSLFIRSLQEKDVLAGDRM; encoded by the coding sequence TTGGATTTGCACAGTGACAGCGGCGCAGTAGCCGTATTCAGCGCCCGCCTCGCGCGGGCGCTCGACCGTTGCGACCGTGCCGACGCCCCGCAGCTCCTGTTCGAAGCCATCAGAAGCATCGTGCCGTTCGAGTTCGTGATGTCGGTCGCCTACCGGCGCGAGGGGCCGCCCGATCATATCGGAGACACGTTCGACGATCCCACCACCAGACGGGCGATGGACCTCTATCTCGACGGAACCTATATCCTCAACCCGGTCTACAATGCCTATCTGGCCGGGTTGAAGGCGGGCGTGTACCGCCTGCGCGATCTGGCCCCTGACAACTATTTCTCTTCCGACCACTACAGCCGCTTCAAGGTGCGCCAATATTCCGACGAGGAGCTTGGCTACCGCACCTGGGGCTGGCCTGCGGGCCGGGAGGAAGTGGTGATCGCCATTGAGCTTCCCGAGGCCGAACTGGGAGAGATCAGCCTGTACCGGCTCGCCAGCCGGGGTGGCTTCAGCGATCAGGACTGTGCAGTCCTCAGTGCCGTGGAGCCGCTTGTCGGTTCCGTCTTTCGCGCCATCTGGCGGCATCGCCCGCGCCCGGCCCGGAATGAGCGTCGCATCTCGCCGCTCGATCATCTGCTCGTAGACTTCGGCAAGGGCACGCTCAGCCCGCGTGAATGCGAGGTGGCCCACATGATCCTCAAGGGCCATTCGGGCGACTCCATCGCCCGCAACCTCGGCATTTCCATCACCACGGTGAAGACCCACCGCCAGAACCTCTATGCCAAGCTCGGCCTTGCCACGCAGCAGGAGCTGTTCTCGCTGTTCATCCGCTCGCTTCAGGAGAAGGATGTGCTGGCGGGAGATCGAATGTAG
- a CDS encoding TRAP transporter small permease subunit gives MEGLLALSRAIDRVNEFIGKWVSWLILASILVSSVNAVVRKTFNMSSNAWLELQWYLFGAVFLLAAAYTLKQNEHIRIDIVYGLWSRRVQHWIDLIGHLFFLMPFCLLMVYYLVPYTLRSVRSGEMSTNASGLIIWPAKALLLAGFVLLTFQGISEIIKKIAVMRGRMEDPNPFISAHEQAELDAKALADEVRS, from the coding sequence ATGGAAGGGCTTCTCGCTCTGTCCCGGGCTATCGACCGCGTCAACGAATTCATCGGCAAATGGGTCTCCTGGCTGATCCTCGCCTCCATTCTCGTCAGTTCCGTCAATGCCGTGGTGCGCAAGACGTTCAACATGTCTTCGAACGCCTGGCTTGAGCTGCAATGGTATCTGTTCGGCGCGGTCTTCCTTCTGGCCGCCGCCTACACGCTCAAGCAGAACGAGCATATCCGCATCGACATCGTCTACGGCCTGTGGTCGCGCCGCGTGCAACACTGGATCGACCTGATCGGCCATCTGTTCTTCCTGATGCCGTTCTGCCTGCTGATGGTCTATTATCTTGTGCCTTACACGCTGCGGTCGGTGCGCAGCGGCGAGATGTCGACCAACGCCAGCGGGCTCATCATCTGGCCTGCCAAGGCGCTGCTTCTGGCAGGTTTCGTCCTGCTGACGTTCCAGGGGATATCGGAGATCATCAAGAAGATCGCCGTCATGCGCGGCCGGATGGAAGATCCCAACCCCTTCATATCCGCACATGAACAGGCCGAGCTCGACGCCAAAGCACTGGCTGACGAGGTTCGCTCATGA
- a CDS encoding histidine phosphatase family protein, producing the protein MPEIMLVRHAQASFGKSDYDVLSELGHQQAFALGQSLAERATALPDKIYIGAQRRHRETLEGLAAGFCLDPSSAIVHEGLNEFNAGELIAARYGSEDLPADVRGDRRRYFRALRDVVLAWQRDEIDNPPESWRDFSSRVLRARDEMIAEKGRVLAVSSGGAISRIIVSVLDAPAPQMISLQLQMRNCAVSTLVGSANGMFLHAFNEVPYLRSQADERLMTYA; encoded by the coding sequence ATGCCAGAGATCATGCTGGTCCGACACGCGCAGGCTTCGTTCGGCAAATCCGACTATGACGTCCTGTCAGAGCTTGGTCATCAGCAGGCGTTTGCGCTCGGGCAAAGTCTTGCTGAACGCGCAACTGCGCTGCCAGACAAGATCTATATTGGTGCTCAGCGTCGTCATCGCGAAACACTGGAAGGCCTTGCGGCCGGATTTTGCCTCGATCCCTCCAGCGCCATCGTTCATGAGGGGCTGAACGAGTTCAACGCGGGCGAGCTTATTGCCGCGCGCTACGGTTCTGAAGATTTGCCGGCAGATGTGCGGGGTGATCGCCGCCGTTACTTCCGTGCGCTTCGGGACGTCGTGCTTGCCTGGCAGAGGGACGAGATAGACAATCCTCCTGAAAGCTGGCGCGACTTTTCCTCGCGGGTGCTGCGTGCTCGCGATGAAATGATAGCGGAAAAGGGGCGTGTGCTGGCCGTCAGCAGTGGCGGCGCAATCAGCCGGATAATCGTCAGCGTCCTTGATGCGCCCGCACCGCAGATGATCTCCCTGCAGCTACAGATGCGCAATTGTGCGGTCTCGACGCTGGTCGGGTCCGCGAACGGCATGTTTCTGCACGCCTTCAACGAAGTTCCCTATCTGCGAAGCCAGGCAGATGAAAGGCTGATGACCTATGCATGA
- a CDS encoding TetR/AcrR family transcriptional regulator: MTRDAPPDDPEGGKGNVLAEASVDVVRNEDLVRRRREQICEAALDLFLEKGFASTTIRDICGRSGVNHASIYDYVANKNDALRRLLNQLWFRTDVPMLPDLLREEGRSLEDVLAEYFRETWDKKRKGTLLIYRSVPDMRKEDRAAMRDREEKLLEESGALLAARAGLAADDIRAQVAANLTVFLSAFAPMRDWLYPRGAGSELLVQLVSRGAAAMIVSILESPVEPDLASR; the protein is encoded by the coding sequence ATGACCCGAGATGCGCCGCCTGACGATCCGGAAGGTGGGAAGGGCAATGTTCTGGCAGAGGCGTCTGTCGATGTCGTGCGCAATGAAGATCTGGTGCGCCGTCGCCGCGAGCAGATTTGCGAGGCAGCCCTTGATCTGTTCCTTGAGAAGGGTTTCGCTTCCACCACCATTCGTGACATTTGCGGGCGCTCGGGCGTCAATCATGCCAGCATCTACGATTATGTTGCGAACAAAAATGATGCCTTGCGCAGGCTTCTGAACCAGCTCTGGTTCAGAACCGACGTTCCGATGCTGCCTGACCTGCTGAGGGAAGAAGGCCGTAGTCTCGAAGATGTACTTGCCGAATATTTTCGCGAGACATGGGACAAGAAGCGCAAGGGAACGCTGCTGATCTATCGTTCAGTGCCGGATATGCGCAAGGAGGATCGCGCGGCCATGCGCGATCGCGAGGAAAAGCTGCTGGAGGAAAGCGGGGCGCTGCTGGCGGCACGGGCTGGCCTGGCGGCTGATGACATAAGGGCGCAGGTGGCGGCAAATCTGACGGTCTTTCTTTCCGCTTTCGCGCCGATGCGGGATTGGCTCTATCCGAGGGGAGCCGGCTCCGAGCTTCTCGTGCAGCTCGTTTCACGCGGAGCCGCGGCAATGATCGTGAGCATTCTCGAAAGTCCGGTCGAGCCGGATTTGGCGAGCAGGTGA
- a CDS encoding SDR family NAD(P)-dependent oxidoreductase has translation MTGLFDLTGRVALLTGASRGMGKQMALGLARQGATVVISSRKQDQLDLAADEINDHCGARRAYGVAANAGREDELKALVARTHDVAGKVDILIGNAGVNPHYGPISEIPDEAYEKIMRTNVQANLWLTRMVVPDMAEKKRGSLIFTASVGALKPSSMLGVYGMSKLTLIGLVRNLALEYGPQGIRANAICPGVVKTDFARALWDSPEAGERARTQVPLRRFGEPEDFAGVAVFLASDESSFMTGQALTLCGGTNMWA, from the coding sequence ATGACCGGATTATTCGATCTCACGGGACGCGTGGCGCTGTTGACGGGCGCATCGCGGGGCATGGGCAAGCAGATGGCGCTCGGCCTTGCCAGACAGGGCGCAACGGTCGTGATTTCTTCCCGAAAGCAGGACCAGCTTGATCTCGCCGCCGATGAAATCAACGATCATTGCGGAGCCAGACGGGCCTATGGAGTAGCGGCCAACGCGGGCCGCGAGGACGAACTGAAGGCATTGGTTGCCAGAACGCATGATGTCGCCGGAAAAGTCGATATTCTCATCGGCAATGCGGGTGTGAACCCGCATTACGGGCCGATCTCGGAAATACCCGACGAAGCCTATGAGAAGATCATGAGGACCAACGTGCAGGCCAATCTGTGGCTGACGCGGATGGTCGTTCCGGACATGGCTGAGAAGAAGCGCGGTTCGCTGATCTTTACCGCGAGCGTGGGGGCTTTGAAGCCCTCATCGATGCTCGGTGTTTATGGCATGTCGAAGCTGACGCTGATCGGCCTCGTCCGCAATCTTGCGCTGGAGTATGGGCCGCAGGGCATTCGGGCCAATGCGATCTGCCCCGGTGTGGTGAAAACCGATTTCGCCCGTGCGCTTTGGGATTCGCCGGAAGCCGGGGAGCGGGCGCGCACACAGGTTCCGCTTCGCCGCTTTGGCGAGCCGGAGGATTTCGCGGGCGTCGCGGTTTTCCTTGCATCGGATGAAAGCAGCTTCATGACGGGGCAGGCGCTGACGCTGTGCGGCGGCACCAACATGTGGGCCTGA
- a CDS encoding cysteine desulfurase-like protein: protein MTVHTLPAFPIDQVRSCFPAISKLDNPPVYFDNPAGTLVPQQVIDAVAAAMAGATHNLGGFFEGSKRAEAIWQAAHEAMADMLGATSHREIVIAQSMTALTLHLSRSIGRLFRPGDEIILTQMDHEGNVSPWLLLARDLGLTVKWLPFNRQSWRIEPADLEPLLSERTRLLALNFSSNMTGSVNDVAALTAVAKKAGALVYVDAVQLVPHRLPDVHALGCDFLVCSSYKFFGPHLGVLWGREELLAKLEPYKVRCASDDLPERYEAGTPQTELLAGLAATVSYVEWLGEATGHAGSRREKLLGAYRSFAAYEDGLTRRLIEGLVALPGVTVQGITDPAALKHRVPTVSFTHASLSTHTIAEGLAGKGIWAWSGHNYALEPSRLLGLAENEGVVRLGLAHYNTLDEVERTLAAIAELVA, encoded by the coding sequence ATGACCGTTCACACACTTCCTGCTTTTCCCATAGACCAGGTGCGCAGCTGCTTTCCGGCCATATCGAAGCTGGACAATCCGCCGGTCTATTTCGACAATCCCGCAGGCACCCTCGTTCCGCAGCAGGTGATCGACGCGGTCGCCGCGGCCATGGCCGGCGCCACCCACAATCTCGGCGGTTTCTTCGAGGGCTCGAAGCGGGCCGAAGCGATCTGGCAGGCCGCGCATGAGGCGATGGCCGACATGCTGGGAGCGACCTCGCATCGCGAGATCGTCATCGCCCAGAGCATGACGGCCCTGACGCTTCATCTGTCGCGCTCGATCGGCCGGCTGTTCAGGCCGGGCGACGAAATCATCCTCACGCAGATGGATCATGAGGGCAACGTGTCACCGTGGCTGCTGCTGGCCCGCGATCTTGGCCTGACGGTGAAATGGCTGCCGTTCAACCGCCAGAGCTGGCGTATCGAGCCGGCCGATCTGGAACCACTTCTGAGCGAGCGTACACGGCTTCTGGCACTCAACTTCTCCAGCAACATGACCGGCTCGGTCAACGATGTGGCGGCTCTCACCGCAGTGGCGAAGAAGGCTGGCGCGCTGGTCTATGTCGATGCCGTGCAGCTTGTGCCGCACCGCCTGCCTGACGTGCATGCGCTGGGCTGCGATTTCCTTGTCTGCTCGTCCTACAAGTTCTTCGGGCCGCATCTTGGCGTGCTGTGGGGCCGGGAAGAGCTTCTGGCCAAGCTCGAGCCTTACAAGGTGCGCTGCGCCAGCGACGACCTGCCGGAGCGTTACGAGGCCGGCACGCCGCAGACGGAACTGCTTGCCGGCCTTGCCGCCACCGTTTCCTATGTCGAATGGCTTGGCGAGGCCACGGGTCATGCCGGGTCGCGCCGGGAAAAGCTGCTTGGCGCCTATCGCAGCTTTGCCGCCTATGAAGATGGTCTCACCCGCAGGCTCATCGAAGGGCTGGTGGCGCTGCCGGGCGTAACCGTGCAGGGTATCACCGATCCGGCGGCCCTGAAGCACCGCGTGCCCACCGTGTCCTTCACCCATGCAAGCCTGTCCACCCACACGATCGCTGAGGGACTGGCGGGGAAGGGCATCTGGGCATGGTCGGGGCACAATTATGCGCTCGAACCGTCGCGGCTCCTGGGGCTGGCCGAGAATGAAGGCGTCGTGCGGCTGGGGCTCGCCCATTACAATACGCTCGACGAGGTGGAGCGCACGCTGGCCGCCATTGCCGAGCTTGTTGCGTAG
- a CDS encoding aminotransferase class III-fold pyridoxal phosphate-dependent enzyme: MNDQAMGQEWLPGATGQFALTGPLRRLGGEHDLNFRGPTADGDIIVKAMRPQADASLVERQCAAIAFARTADPGLPLPQILPFPDGRLWQMVEDERGQPRLVWVQRALPGIAMGELGPQSPILLSQLGKMTARLDRALAGFALGPAQEAAKWDLMKAGWIASHPDVLGDGPRRALVEAILADYERVFPRLAALPVQPLHNDLNDYNILIEPGLTEPSKISGLIDFGDMTVAPRVCGLAIAGAYAILDHEKPEEALAALVTGYHGVVPLAAGEIDLIWPLLRMRLAVSVVNSAIESASKPDDPYVTISQAPAWRLLENAAIDGSLMGARLRAACGLPVTEGSERVMAWLDARRGSFAPVMGTGLDEAEVASLSVEDVIVPENPFSLRPDEARCLTGHADDRIRLGRYAEPRLIYTDHAFRKGPWKASNRRTIHMAVDIFAPAGQAVHAPLAGRVAMVEYRASPLDYGGVAILEHRTDEGDIFYALYGHLDPAICESLRVGDEIAAGAAFAALGAPEGNGGWEPHLHFQLALTLDGMGHDWPGVADPDDWTLWQAICPNPAALLNLPDDRVACTVIDTDALLAERKARFGSNLKLSYRQPVTLLRGWRHHLFDQWGRPYLDAYNNVPHVGHAHPRIRAVACDQLARMNSNTRYLHPAQTALAERLTARLPKELEICFFVNSGSEANELALRLARAASGGYDMVTPDHGYHGNTTGAIDISAYKFNKPGMHGRRPWVRLVDVADDYRGRFRRDDPDRAARYAAQVDEALAEIGRNGGRLAGFIAETFPSVGGQIIPPEGYLAEIYRRIRAAGGICIADEVQTGLGRLGDYYFGFEQQKVRPDIVVLGKPLGNGHPVGAVITTREIAARFAEGPEYFSTFGGSNLSCRIASEVLDIVEDEGLQENARLMGNRLLSGMRELGGRHEIVGDVRGIGLFTGLDLVTDRERRAPGTDLAYYVMNRLRDMRILVGREGPADNILKIRPPLTIGADDIDMLLDRLDLCLREAGAVLRATRP, translated from the coding sequence ATGAACGATCAGGCTATGGGGCAGGAGTGGCTTCCCGGCGCGACGGGGCAGTTCGCGCTTACGGGGCCGTTGAGACGGCTCGGCGGAGAGCACGATCTCAATTTTCGTGGCCCCACCGCTGATGGCGACATTATCGTGAAGGCGATGCGCCCGCAGGCGGATGCGTCATTGGTGGAGCGCCAGTGCGCGGCCATCGCATTTGCCCGTACCGCCGATCCCGGTCTGCCCTTGCCGCAGATTCTGCCGTTCCCGGATGGCCGGCTCTGGCAGATGGTGGAGGATGAGCGGGGACAGCCGAGGCTGGTCTGGGTGCAGCGCGCGCTGCCCGGCATCGCCATGGGCGAACTGGGGCCGCAAAGCCCAATTCTGCTGTCGCAACTCGGTAAAATGACGGCGCGGCTGGACCGCGCGCTTGCGGGGTTCGCGCTTGGGCCCGCGCAGGAAGCGGCGAAGTGGGATCTGATGAAAGCCGGATGGATCGCGTCCCATCCGGATGTGCTGGGCGACGGTCCGCGCCGGGCGCTGGTGGAGGCCATTCTGGCCGATTACGAGCGCGTGTTTCCCCGGCTCGCGGCGCTGCCCGTGCAGCCCCTGCACAACGATCTCAACGATTACAACATCCTCATCGAACCGGGCCTGACGGAGCCGTCGAAGATCAGCGGGCTGATTGATTTCGGCGACATGACCGTGGCACCTCGTGTCTGCGGGCTCGCCATTGCCGGTGCCTACGCCATCCTCGATCACGAAAAGCCGGAAGAGGCGCTTGCAGCCCTTGTCACCGGTTATCATGGCGTTGTGCCGCTTGCCGCCGGCGAGATCGACCTGATCTGGCCGCTGCTGCGCATGCGGCTGGCCGTCAGCGTCGTCAACTCGGCTATCGAATCGGCCAGCAAGCCGGACGATCCTTATGTCACGATTTCACAGGCTCCGGCGTGGCGGTTGCTGGAAAATGCTGCGATTGACGGTTCCCTGATGGGAGCGCGATTGCGCGCCGCATGCGGCCTGCCGGTGACGGAAGGCAGCGAACGGGTCATGGCGTGGCTCGATGCACGACGCGGCAGCTTCGCGCCGGTCATGGGAACAGGCCTCGATGAGGCGGAGGTTGCGAGCCTTTCCGTCGAGGACGTCATTGTTCCGGAAAACCCGTTCAGCCTCCGCCCCGATGAAGCGCGCTGCCTGACCGGCCATGCGGATGATCGCATCCGCCTTGGCCGCTACGCCGAACCGCGCCTGATCTACACCGACCATGCCTTCCGCAAGGGGCCATGGAAGGCGTCGAACCGGCGCACCATCCATATGGCGGTCGATATTTTCGCACCGGCCGGACAGGCCGTGCATGCGCCGCTGGCCGGCAGGGTGGCGATGGTGGAATATCGCGCCAGCCCGCTCGATTATGGCGGGGTTGCCATCCTCGAACACCGCACGGACGAGGGCGACATCTTTTATGCGCTCTATGGCCATCTCGATCCTGCCATATGCGAAAGCCTCAGGGTTGGTGACGAGATTGCGGCCGGGGCTGCCTTCGCCGCGCTCGGCGCGCCGGAGGGCAATGGCGGCTGGGAGCCCCATCTGCACTTCCAGCTTGCGCTGACGCTGGACGGCATGGGCCATGACTGGCCGGGCGTGGCCGATCCGGACGACTGGACGCTGTGGCAGGCGATCTGCCCGAACCCGGCCGCCCTGCTGAACCTGCCCGACGACCGCGTGGCCTGCACGGTGATCGACACGGATGCGCTTCTGGCCGAGCGCAAGGCACGGTTCGGCAGCAATCTGAAGCTGAGCTATCGCCAGCCGGTCACGCTGCTGCGCGGCTGGCGTCACCACCTTTTCGACCAGTGGGGCAGGCCCTATCTCGACGCCTACAACAATGTGCCGCATGTCGGCCACGCGCATCCGCGCATCCGCGCTGTGGCCTGCGACCAGCTTGCGCGCATGAACTCCAACACCCGTTATCTGCATCCCGCCCAGACGGCGCTGGCCGAGCGCCTGACGGCACGGCTGCCGAAGGAACTGGAGATCTGCTTTTTCGTGAATTCCGGCTCGGAGGCCAATGAGCTGGCGCTGCGGCTGGCCCGCGCCGCCAGCGGCGGCTACGACATGGTGACGCCCGACCATGGCTATCACGGCAACACCACCGGCGCGATCGACATTTCCGCCTACAAGTTCAACAAGCCGGGCATGCACGGCAGGCGGCCATGGGTGCGCCTTGTCGATGTGGCGGATGACTATCGCGGCCGTTTCCGCCGCGATGATCCGGACCGGGCCGCACGCTATGCCGCGCAGGTGGACGAGGCGCTGGCCGAAATCGGCCGCAACGGCGGCAGGCTGGCTGGTTTCATAGCCGAAACCTTTCCCAGCGTCGGCGGCCAGATCATTCCGCCTGAAGGCTATCTGGCGGAAATTTATCGGCGCATCCGGGCAGCGGGCGGCATCTGCATCGCCGACGAGGTGCAGACCGGGCTTGGCCGTCTGGGCGACTATTATTTCGGTTTCGAGCAGCAGAAGGTGCGGCCAGACATCGTGGTTCTCGGCAAGCCGCTGGGCAACGGCCATCCGGTGGGGGCGGTGATCACCACGCGCGAGATCGCCGCCCGCTTTGCCGAAGGGCCGGAATATTTCTCCACATTCGGCGGTTCCAACCTGTCGTGCCGCATCGCGTCCGAAGTGCTCGACATCGTCGAGGACGAAGGCTTGCAGGAGAATGCACGGCTGATGGGGAATCGCCTGCTTTCCGGCATGCGGGAGCTGGGCGGGCGGCACGAGATCGTCGGCGACGTGCGCGGCATCGGCCTGTTCACCGGCCTCGATCTGGTCACCGACCGGGAGCGTCGTGCGCCCGGCACCGACCTCGCTTACTATGTGATGAACCGCCTGCGCGACATGCGCATCCTTGTCGGCCGCGAAGGTCCGGCCGACAACATTCTCAAGATCCGGCCGCCGCTGACCATCGGAGCGGACGACATCGACATGCTGCTCGACAGGCTGGATCTGTGCCTGAGGGAGGCGGGGGCGGTTCTGCGCGCCACAAGGCCCTGA
- a CDS encoding TRAP transporter large permease, producing the protein MIEFIAQNMAPIMFLSLIVFLLFGYPVAFALAANGLLFFFIGVELAPLSGGSINLSWPLLTALPDRFYGGVMANETLLAIPFFTFMGIVLERSGMAEDLLDTIGQLFGPIRGGLAYAVILVGALLAATTGVVAASVIAMGLISLPIMLRYGYDRRLASGVIAASGTLAQIIPPSLVLIVLADQLGRSVGDMYKGALIPGLVLTGLYMLYVLVMSFVRPNSMPALPPEARTLGHGATSLFAALLFAGAIGWAAYHYLEPTHGANADILGGTVGVVVIYLVAIADKGLNINLMSRLAQQVVIVLIPPLALIFLVLGTIFLGIATPTEGGAMGAVGALVMAAVKGRLSLDLVRQALTATTRLSSFVLFILIGARVFSLTFYGVNGHVWVEHLLTSLPGGELGFLIVVSLLVFFLAFFLDFFELAFIIVPLLAPAAESLGIDLIWFGVILGVNMQTSFMHPPFGFALFFLRSVAPRSSYIDKITRQKIAPVTSGQIYWGAVPFVGIQIFMVGLTIAVPAMVMHYKGKVVDPSTIEIRMPDLPTLGGDGFGLSPPGAPSAPAPAAPDLSQPPSFN; encoded by the coding sequence ATGATCGAATTCATTGCCCAGAACATGGCGCCGATCATGTTCCTGTCGCTGATCGTGTTCTTGCTGTTCGGCTATCCCGTCGCCTTTGCTCTCGCCGCGAACGGACTGCTGTTCTTCTTCATCGGCGTCGAGCTGGCGCCACTGTCGGGAGGGTCGATCAACCTGTCCTGGCCATTGCTCACGGCCCTGCCGGACCGCTTCTATGGCGGCGTCATGGCCAATGAGACGCTTCTGGCCATACCGTTCTTCACCTTCATGGGCATCGTGCTGGAACGTTCCGGCATGGCCGAGGACCTGCTCGACACGATTGGCCAGCTCTTCGGGCCGATCCGGGGCGGTCTGGCCTACGCCGTCATTCTGGTCGGCGCGCTGCTGGCGGCGACCACCGGCGTGGTGGCCGCATCGGTCATTGCCATGGGCCTGATCTCGCTGCCGATCATGCTGCGCTACGGCTATGATCGCCGGCTTGCCTCCGGCGTGATCGCGGCGTCCGGCACGCTGGCCCAGATCATCCCGCCTTCGCTGGTGCTGATCGTGCTGGCCGACCAGCTCGGCCGCTCCGTTGGCGACATGTACAAGGGCGCGCTCATTCCCGGTCTGGTGCTGACGGGCCTCTACATGCTCTACGTTCTGGTGATGTCGTTCGTGCGGCCGAATTCCATGCCGGCACTGCCGCCCGAAGCGCGCACCCTCGGCCATGGCGCGACCTCGCTGTTTGCCGCCCTGCTGTTTGCCGGTGCGATCGGCTGGGCAGCCTATCACTATCTGGAACCCACGCATGGCGCCAATGCCGACATACTGGGCGGCACGGTCGGCGTCGTCGTGATCTATCTCGTGGCCATCGCCGACAAGGGGCTCAACATCAACCTGATGTCGCGGCTGGCGCAGCAGGTGGTGATCGTGCTGATCCCGCCACTGGCTCTCATCTTCCTGGTGCTCGGCACCATCTTCCTCGGTATAGCGACGCCGACCGAAGGCGGGGCGATGGGCGCGGTTGGTGCTCTGGTCATGGCGGCCGTCAAGGGCAGGCTCTCGCTCGATCTGGTCAGGCAGGCGCTCACCGCGACCACGCGGCTGTCATCCTTCGTGCTGTTCATCCTCATCGGCGCCCGCGTCTTCTCGCTCACCTTCTATGGCGTGAACGGGCATGTGTGGGTCGAGCATCTGCTCACCTCGCTGCCGGGCGGCGAGCTCGGCTTCCTCATCGTGGTCAGCCTTCTGGTGTTCTTTCTGGCCTTCTTCCTCGATTTCTTCGAGCTGGCCTTCATCATCGTGCCTCTGCTGGCTCCCGCTGCAGAAAGCCTGGGCATCGACCTGATCTGGTTCGGCGTCATCCTCGGCGTCAACATGCAGACCAGCTTCATGCACCCGCCTTTCGGCTTTGCGCTGTTCTTCCTGCGCTCCGTCGCGCCGCGCTCGTCCTACATCGACAAGATCACGCGCCAGAAGATCGCGCCGGTAACATCGGGGCAGATCTATTGGGGGGCGGTGCCGTTCGTCGGCATCCAGATCTTCATGGTCGGGCTTACCATCGCTGTTCCCGCTATGGTCATGCACTACAAGGGCAAGGTGGTCGATCCCAGCACCATCGAGATACGGATGCCGGACCTGCCGACGCTCGGCGGCGATGGGTTTGGCCTGTCCCCGCCTGGTGCACCTTCAGCACCTGCACCCGCGGCTCCCGACCTTTCCCAGCCACCAAGCTTCAATTGA